A section of the Dehalococcoidia bacterium genome encodes:
- a CDS encoding transposase yields MAARHKYTPEEKVRIGLEGFRWEVGVSDLCRREGIKPGTFYAWSKDFMEAGKERLTRDAVRAATRQEIGQIKRENSELKHLVADLSLEVYRLKKTAVPPLEGHNGANG; encoded by the coding sequence GTGGCAGCAAGGCATAAGTATACTCCGGAAGAGAAGGTTCGCATCGGCCTGGAGGGGTTCAGATGGGAGGTGGGGGTAAGTGATCTCTGCCGGCGGGAAGGGATTAAGCCGGGGACCTTCTACGCCTGGAGCAAAGACTTCATGGAGGCAGGGAAGGAGCGGTTAACCCGGGATGCGGTAAGAGCTGCTACGCGCCAAGAGATCGGGCAGATCAAGCGGGAAAACAGCGAGCTCAAACATCTAGTGGCGGATCTGTCTCTGGAAGTGTACCGGCTCAAAAAAACAGCCGTTCCTCCCCTGGAGGGACACAACGGCGCCAACGGATGA